TGCGGTAGGATTGAAAGGTGCTGATTGTGTTGTGCTGGGGTGCGAAAGAAGGTCTACTTTGAAGTTACAGGATCCTAGAATTACGCCTTCGAAGATCTCTAAGATCGATAATCATGTAGTTCTTTCATTTGCTGGATTGAACGCAGATTCGAGGATTCTCATCGAGAAGGCTAGAGTAGAGGCACAGTCACATCGTTTGACTTTAGAGGACCCAGTCACGGTGGAATACTTGACGAGATACGTTGCTGGTGTCCAGCAACGTTACACTCAATCCGGTGGTGTGAGGCCCTTTGGTGTGTCTGTGTTGATTGCAGGGTTCGATCCACGCGACAATAAGCCACGTCTATACCAGACTGAGCCAAGTGGTATTTATTCCGCATGGTGTGCACAATCCATTGGTAGAAACTCGAATACAGTACGTGAATTTTTAGAGAAGAATTACAATAAGAATGAGCCTCCAGctgatgaaaaagaatgtGTCAAATTGACCATCAAATCTTTGCTCGAAGTGGTACAAACCGGAGCTAGAAATATCGAAATTACAGTGGTAAAACCTGATTCAAA
The genomic region above belongs to Kluyveromyces lactis strain NRRL Y-1140 chromosome B complete sequence and contains:
- the PRE6 gene encoding proteasome core particle subunit alpha 4 (highly similar to uniprot|P40303 Saccharomyces cerevisiae YOL038W PRE6 20S proteasome alpha-type subunit) — protein: MSGYDRALSIFSPDGHIFQVEYALEAVKRGTCAVGLKGADCVVLGCERRSTLKLQDPRITPSKISKIDNHVVLSFAGLNADSRILIEKARVEAQSHRLTLEDPVTVEYLTRYVAGVQQRYTQSGGVRPFGVSVLIAGFDPRDNKPRLYQTEPSGIYSAWCAQSIGRNSNTVREFLEKNYNKNEPPADEKECVKLTIKSLLEVVQTGARNIEITVVKPDSKIVTLTTEEISNYVDEIEAEKQQDLDKKKQQEQQD